The DNA region AGCCCCCTCCCCGTGGCAGCCGCCCCTCCACGACGAAGGCCGTCGTCCTTCGTGACGGTCAGAGTGAAGACCCCCCGGCGGACCCCCATCATGCCCACAACCAACATCAAGCTCCCACCCggcctgccctcccacctccccagccgGGCACCGGGTGCCCAGGAGGCTGCTGCCCCAGTGAGGCGCCGAGAGCCGCCTGCCCGCCGCCCGGACCAGGTACACTCTGTGTATATCACACCCAGCGCTCACCTGCCCGTGCAGGGCACACGGGAGCCCCTGGATGAGGACGACCAGCCTCCTGGGGCCAAGCGGAGGTACTCAGACCCCCCGACCTactgcctgccccccacctcgGGCCAGGCCAACGGCTGAGGGCCCACAGTGCCGGAGTCCCCGCGAGTCTGAGGACCAGCCGGTGCCAGAGCTGGGCACTGAGCTGCAGAGCCAGCGTTTGGCTGAGAAGGATCCCGAATGAAAAGCTCCAAGACAATGTGAGGTGGGCACCAGCCCCAAGTGCAGAGTCCAAGCAGGGAGAGGCCAGCCAATGCCCGGCCGCCCTTGCTGAGCCCCCACGCCACATAGATGCGCCCACCCAGAGCACCAAATCATGGTGGGCGGCCTGGCAACTGGcatctcccacttccctctttGTTTTATATGGTAACTGTTTCTTTGTGCGTGGTTTACATAACTTTAAACTGTAACAGCCTTAACAAGAGACCAAATTGTTTTTTATACGTGTATGTACAAACTTTTATATTAACGCCCTACATCTCCCTATAACCTGGACTTGAGTCTTCAGAGCAAAGCCTGCATAGCCGCCGCACGTCGGGGGCTCAGACCCGCCCTGAGGACGGCCTAGGGCCCACAGTCTGAGGACTGGGGCCTCGCACAAGAGATTTGGACCGTTGGGGCCCCCGACTGCCCCAGGTGTGTCTCAGACGCATCCCTTGGCCAGCTGGCATGCATCTGAAGGAGTGTTGGAGCCTCTCTGAGGATCAGGCTGGTGGCGGGAGTCAGGACACGAGGGGCTCAGTCGGCAGCCTCCACCTGCAGCCTCCACCACAGACCTCACATCCCAGGGAGACTTGAATGTGGCTATCACTCTTCTGTCCACCGTGCCCCGGACTCGGGAGGCCAGAGGAGGCCACCCTCGGCACACTGCCCACTCTGTGTGGCCAACAGGAGCCACGACTCAGGACCACTCTCAGGCGGGGGGTGGGGCAAGGCCTGGGGTTGGACATTCCTCCTGGTCAACGGTGACAGCCTGGGGATCTCTGGAGTTGGGCTCCCCCTCTCTCAGGCTTGGCTCACTCCCCAGACACATGGCCACAGGTCTGGGACGAGAGgtgccccaggtgccccacaagccgTGCAAAATAAAAAGTGCCTGAAAGGTGTTTGCGTGCAGTTCCTGCTCAGACTGAGTTCAGAGTTCATTGGAGGAGGAGAGGCTGGCAGGTGGGGGTCCACCCAGTGGCATTAGCCAAGAGGGGTGGGGTGGTGCTGTGCCCCTTGTCAGGGAGGACCTGCGTTGATCCTCTAGCAAACGCTGCTGTTGGAATTTCACATGAACTCCTCACACTAGGGTGGTGTTCTTGCTGGAGGTGCTTATTCATTGATCTAgagatggcgggggggggggtggcaaagAGGCTGTTGTCCTGGGAGCTGCCTCCTGTTGCCCTGTTTTAGcacccagcctctccccagctAGGGCTTAAATGTCAGCTACAAGGGCCATCTCCCTATGAAGGGATCAGCTCCTGGTGGGCCCAACAGAGCCAGAatccacacacccccaccatcCCCTCTCAGACCAGCTCCCAGGCTGCAATCAGATGGGCAGTTGTGGGAACCTGCTGGCAGGTGGGGCCCgtggggctggggtgcagggacAGCGAAGAACCCTAGTCCAGAGGGCACATGAGGGAGAGCTGGGAGGCTTGTTGGAGGCCACGCATTTGGGATGGGGTAGGGCTGGGATTCAGAGCCTGCCGCCATCTGCCTCTACTGCCCCCTTCATCCACGTAGTATTTTGCAAGGCACCAGGCCCACTTGTGTGGCCAGGATACAGGTGACTcaaggggtgggaagaggggtgAGTGCCGCATGCCACACTCCAGTCCCTCCCAGTCCCTCCGAAGCTCCAATCCTTACCCAGTCCTCCGCAGGCATATGGGCCGGTGGGGGGGTGTCACAGGATGGGCCTTGACTGCCTGGggactcggggggggggggttctctccATGGGGGTCTGGGTGTTAAGGGTGATCCTGCcccacctcctacccccagaGCTAGCTAATGTCCCTCCTTGAGGCAGGCTTTGTCACACCACCCGTTTCCCAAAGGAGGAACCGGGCCCAGAAAAGTTAAACTTCCTCAGGGCCACTGCGGGGGGTGGAGTCAGAGTCAGACCCGGAAGCTTATAACCACAAACTCTGGAGGGGCCCCTAAGCCTTGGGTTCCTTAGTCCCAGGCCCGTACCCCGGGAAGAACGGGGGAAGGCTGCCTGGATACGGAAGAATTCAGCGTGGGAAAGAACCCAAGCAGGAGTGGGCGTGGGGGAGGATTTTGAGTAGGAGGAAAGGAATAGACAGAGGACATACTGCACATGGGCCTGACATCGAAGGACCGGTCCTTTTAACCCTTCAGGAAGGGTTAAGACGCTTGAGGGGGGAAAACGCGATTCAGCCCTGAGTGAATACAGACAGGCTACTGCCTCTCCTTGAAACAAAACATTAGTTCCGCCCCAAAGATGCAACAGCGAATGAGTGGCGGACGCGCCCGGAAGAAGCCCAAATGAGGACACTTCCGCCCCTCTCCAAGATGGCGCCGGCGGAAGGGGCAGGATACCGCCGAGAGATGATGGCAGCGTCGAGGCTGGAGCTGAACCTAGTACGGTTGCTGTGCCGCTGCGAGGCGATGGCAGCGGAGAAACGGGACCCGGACGAGTGGCGTCTGGAGAAGGTGAGGGAAATCTGTACTGTCAAGCAAAGCCCCACTCACGGACTGCGGCGTCAGAGGCTAACGGCCACAGGGCCCTACGCCCCAGACCTAACAGCCGCTCTGACCACGCCCCTTCCGGCCGGCTCCGCCACGTCCACCTGCGGCTCCCGCCCCATTCCCTCGAGTTCAGCTAGCCCCGCCCCCTGGCACGTGGCCCCTCCCCTTTCAGCCCAGCCCCCGTCCTGGCCCCGCCCCTTGTTGGCCCCGACGCCCCCACcccttacccccacccccactttgagcaggacagggaggagtgggagggtGTGGCAAACCAGGCTTACACCCCCACTTTCCTTCCCTAGTACGTGGGAGCCCTCGAGGACATGCTGCAGGCCTTGAAAGCCCAGGCAAGGTGAGAGCAGGCACTACTGGGGCTTCAAAGCTGGGATGGGAGTCGGGGCCAGGGCCGGTTCCTGTTGGGGAATCCCTGTGCTCCAGCTCCTGCTGAGACCCTTCCCGCTAGGGACAGTGggcaggttttctttttcctcttctcgcCTTCCAGCAAACCAGCCTCCGAGGTGATCAATGAATATTCCCGCAAGGTAGATTTCCTGAAGGGGATGCTGCAGGCAGAGAAGCTGGTGAGCCGGGGTGCTCGACTTCCTCAGCCCTCATCACACTCACCTGCCCAGGACCTGCCCCTTTGGTgaccccttttccctctcctgcagACCTCCGCCTCAGAGAAGGCACTAGCCAACCAGTTTCTGGCCCCTGGCCGTGTACCCACCACAGCCAAGGAGCGTGTGCCTGCCACGAAGACCGTGCATCTGCAGTCTCGGGCTCGGTACACCAGCGAAATGAGGAGTGAGCTTCTAGGCACGGTAGGGCTTCCTCCCTGGTCCCTGGGAACCCTTTGGTCGGGACAGTTTCATGCGTAGGTGTGGCCAGAGCAACAAATGCTGGCAGGTGCAGGGACCCCAGGGGGCCCAACAGCCTCTGCCCTGGGCCATCAGTTGGCTTCCCAACAGAAAGGCCAAGCCAGGAATTTGCTGAATGTATAGGAGTTTGGTCCAAGGCGAAAATGGCACATATCTAGTTAAGCCCCAGAGTTGGCCCAGAGCAACAGATAGGCGAGTTTGCCACAGATAGATGACTTTATCTCATTTTGCCACAAATAGAcaagtttttccatctgtaaaatgagatgacAAGTgtctttttaagcattttatgtgGATCGGGTAAACTCttcaaaatatgaagaaactgaggcccagaggtcATAGGACTTGCCCGGGGCCCTGACtgagtgtgtgttggggtgggggggttctgAGAGCAGAAAGGACAGTTTGGGGGGACAGGACAAGGTAGGTGACTTaatgcctctctctttttcccatagGACTCTGCTGGAGGTGAGTCGCCCTGAGTGAAACAGGACTTGAAGCTTAACTGTCACGCTGCCTCATAGCCTTCACCTGGCTCCCCCAGGATCTTCCACAGCCCAGGGAGCATAGCCCCAGGGGTGTCACCTAGTTATGCCTGATGAGGGTGCCAGGACAAAGGGGCTGGTCCCCAGAGGAAATAAAGCTGGGTACTCCCAGGCCACAGGGCCAAGGTTAGGCCAGCAGAAAGGACCTGGGGCCCGGGGGAGCCCAGATAGGGGTGAGGAAAACTTCTTGAGAGAGAGGGCTTTTGAGCTAGGGCTTTGAAGCATGATCAGGAGCTCACTGGGCAGCTGACTAGATGGGAAATGATATTATGAGTAGCAGACACATCGCAGGCAATGATTAGGAAGCCAGAAAACAGGAAACcaattctcttcttcttcctgctttgCCTTTTTTCACTTCCAGATCCCCAGCTGGATCTGAGGAAGAGAACGTGAGTGTCTTCAGCCTTTGGGTTGGGGGGAAGGTGCAGCTGGACAAACCTTGGGCCACTGAGGCACCTAACCATGAGGGCCCCCACAAGCATCCAAGCCACCGAGCAAAAGCCACTTCGGGGGATGCTCTTCCTAAAAGCCAAAGTAAAGAAGGGGAAACGGAGCCCCAAGCAGGGCCGTGGCTAGAGCTGTAATCTCTGGGTTCCTTGGGAACATGTTggtctcttcccctcccccaccccatctcatGCCCACCTGTCCCCCCATGTATGAGGTCAGCGGGGCGGCAGGGCCCAGACCAGGGGATGAGAAACAGTCGGCCGCCGAGCTAGACCTCGTCCTGCAGCGACATCAGAACCTCCAGGAGAAGCTGGCGGAGGAGATGCTGGGCCTGGCCCGGAGCCTCAAGACCAACACGCTGGCCGCGCAGAGCGTCATTAAGAAGGACAACCAGGTGTGAGGACTGTGGGAACTTTCCAGCCTCTGCCCTGGGAcatccaggaaggcttcccagcCTAGGGGCATTGTGGCCAGGGCTTT from Ursus arctos isolate Adak ecotype North America unplaced genomic scaffold, UrsArc2.0 scaffold_14, whole genome shotgun sequence includes:
- the USE1 gene encoding vesicle transport protein USE1; this encodes MRTLPPLSKMAPAEGAGYRREMMAASRLELNLVRLLCRCEAMAAEKRDPDEWRLEKYVGALEDMLQALKAQASKPASEVINEYSRKVDFLKGMLQAEKLTSASEKALANQFLAPGRVPTTAKERVPATKTVHLQSRARYTSEMRSELLGTDSAGDPQLDLRKRTGAAGPRPGDEKQSAAELDLVLQRHQNLQEKLAEEMLGLARSLKTNTLAAQSVIKKDNQTLSHSLKMADQNLEKLKTESERLEQHAQKSVNWLLWAMLIVVCFIFISMILFIRIMPKLK